A genome region from Streptomyces sp. S4.7 includes the following:
- a CDS encoding sulfite exporter TauE/SafE family protein → MIDGLSHGLGGGALALLAVVVGVAAFVQGTSGLGFALVVAPVVGMVAPDLLPVFLLASMIPLNLYVAWRERAALDLRGARWISAARLAATPAGLALLWAVPARHLGVVVGAATVLAAVVSLAAPAFTPGRAAYLGAGAVTALTETATGVGGPPLALVYQHRPPAELRSTVAVCFLVGEVASLGLLFATGQGRPDQVWPALLLLPVLVLGVRLSRLTHHRVDAAKLRITVLVFAAVSGTVLLVGV, encoded by the coding sequence GTGATCGACGGGCTGAGCCACGGACTCGGCGGCGGAGCGCTCGCGCTCCTCGCCGTCGTGGTCGGTGTCGCCGCGTTCGTCCAGGGCACGAGCGGCCTCGGCTTCGCCCTCGTCGTCGCGCCGGTCGTCGGCATGGTCGCCCCGGACCTGCTGCCGGTGTTCCTGCTGGCCTCGATGATCCCGCTGAATCTGTACGTGGCGTGGCGGGAGCGCGCCGCCCTCGACCTACGGGGCGCCCGCTGGATCTCGGCCGCCCGGCTGGCGGCCACCCCCGCGGGACTGGCGCTGCTGTGGGCGGTCCCCGCACGCCATCTCGGTGTGGTCGTCGGGGCCGCGACGGTGCTGGCCGCCGTGGTGAGTCTGGCGGCGCCCGCGTTCACCCCGGGCCGGGCGGCGTACCTGGGCGCCGGTGCGGTCACCGCTCTCACCGAGACGGCGACGGGCGTCGGGGGCCCACCGCTGGCGCTCGTCTACCAGCACCGGCCCCCGGCCGAACTGCGCTCGACGGTCGCCGTCTGCTTCCTCGTCGGCGAAGTCGCCTCCCTGGGGCTGCTGTTCGCCACCGGACAGGGCCGGCCGGACCAGGTGTGGCCCGCCCTGCTGCTCCTGCCGGTCCTGGTGCTCGGCGTCCGGCTCAGCCGTCTCACGCACCACCGCGTCGACGCGGCGAAGCTGCGGATCACGGTCCTGGTGTTCGCGGCGGTGTCCGGAACGGTGCTGCTCGTCGGGGTCTGA
- a CDS encoding 6-phospho-beta-glucosidase, translated as MRLTVLGGGGFRLPLVYGALLRDHAAGRVTDIVLHDVDTARLAAIARVLADQAAGVADAPRVTVTTDLDEAVRGTDFVFSAIRVGGLEGRAADERVALAEGVLGQETVGAGGIAYGLRTVPVAVDIARRVARLAPDAWVINFTNPAGLVTEAMARHLGDRVIGICDSPVGLGRRVARVLGGDPDEAFIDYVGLNHLGWLRALRVDGRDQLPRLLADPGLLDSIEEGRLFGAEWLRSLGSIPNEYLHYYYFNRETVRAYREAEATRGAFLRDQQARFYGEMARPGTPALATWDRTRAEREATYMAHNREAAGAGERAAEDLESGGYENVALALMRAIAHDSRATLILNVRNRTTLSVLDADAVIEVPCLVDVNGAHPVSVAPLPCHATGLVCAVKAVEREVLAAAESGSRTAAVKAFALHPLVDSVTVARRLVDGYVDVHPGLAYLK; from the coding sequence ATGAGGCTCACGGTCCTCGGCGGCGGGGGCTTCCGGCTCCCCCTGGTGTACGGCGCGCTGCTCCGCGATCACGCGGCCGGGCGGGTCACCGACATCGTGCTGCACGACGTCGACACCGCCCGGCTGGCCGCGATCGCCCGGGTGCTCGCCGACCAGGCGGCAGGGGTGGCCGACGCGCCGCGCGTCACCGTCACCACCGACCTGGACGAGGCGGTCCGGGGCACCGACTTCGTCTTCTCCGCGATCCGGGTCGGCGGTCTCGAAGGCCGCGCGGCCGACGAGCGCGTGGCACTCGCCGAAGGGGTGCTCGGGCAGGAGACCGTCGGGGCCGGCGGTATCGCGTACGGGCTGCGCACCGTGCCCGTCGCCGTCGACATCGCGCGCCGGGTCGCCCGGCTCGCACCCGACGCCTGGGTCATCAACTTCACCAATCCCGCGGGGCTGGTGACCGAGGCGATGGCGCGCCATCTCGGCGACCGGGTCATCGGTATCTGCGACTCCCCCGTGGGACTCGGCCGCCGCGTCGCGCGCGTCCTGGGCGGTGACCCCGACGAGGCGTTCATCGACTACGTGGGTCTCAACCATCTCGGCTGGCTGCGCGCTCTGCGCGTGGACGGCCGCGACCAGCTCCCACGACTGCTCGCCGATCCCGGGCTGCTGGACTCGATCGAGGAGGGCAGGCTGTTCGGCGCGGAGTGGCTCCGGTCCCTCGGCTCGATCCCCAACGAGTACCTGCACTACTACTACTTCAACCGCGAGACGGTACGCGCGTACCGCGAGGCCGAGGCGACCCGCGGCGCCTTCCTGCGGGACCAACAGGCCCGCTTCTACGGAGAGATGGCACGCCCCGGCACTCCGGCGCTGGCGACCTGGGACCGTACCCGCGCCGAACGCGAGGCCACGTACATGGCGCACAACCGCGAGGCGGCGGGCGCGGGCGAACGCGCCGCCGAGGACCTGGAGTCGGGCGGCTACGAGAACGTCGCCCTCGCCCTGATGCGGGCCATCGCGCACGACAGCCGCGCGACGCTCATCCTCAACGTCCGCAACCGCACGACGCTCTCGGTGCTGGACGCCGACGCCGTCATCGAGGTCCCCTGCCTCGTCGACGTCAACGGCGCCCATCCCGTGTCCGTGGCGCCGCTGCCGTGCCACGCGACCGGTCTGGTCTGCGCGGTCAAGGCCGTGGAGCGTGAGGTGCTGGCGGCGGCGGAGAGCGGTTCGCGTACGGCGGCGGTCAAGGCGTTCGCGCTGCACCCGCTCGTGGACTCGGTCACGGTGGCACGGCGGCTGGTGGACGGCTACGTGGACGTCCACCCGGGTCTCGCGTATCTCAAGTAG
- a CDS encoding VOC family protein, whose amino-acid sequence MVEKTSVLVLDCTEPMELAEFYAALLDAEIRPWGDPDYVEVVGNNGVHLAIHRDHGYAPPSWPRPDDSQQAHLRILVNRGDMDEAEREAVGLGARPVEAKNNSGPRDVRTYSDPAGHSFTLAVSPEPARQPDPTGGGTNAENIFGIGDV is encoded by the coding sequence ATGGTTGAGAAGACGAGTGTCCTTGTCCTGGACTGCACCGAACCGATGGAACTGGCCGAGTTCTACGCCGCGCTCCTCGACGCGGAGATCCGCCCGTGGGGCGACCCCGACTACGTCGAGGTCGTCGGCAACAACGGCGTCCATCTGGCGATCCACCGCGACCACGGCTACGCGCCCCCGAGCTGGCCCCGGCCCGACGACTCCCAGCAGGCCCATCTGCGCATCCTCGTGAACCGGGGTGACATGGACGAGGCCGAGCGCGAGGCGGTCGGGCTCGGTGCCAGGCCGGTCGAAGCGAAGAACAACAGCGGGCCGCGCGACGTGCGGACGTACTCCGACCCGGCGGGTCACTCGTTCACGCTCGCCGTGTCGCCGGAGCCCGCCCGGCAGCCCGACCCCACAGGCGGCGGTACCAACGCCGAGAACATCTTTGGCATCGGTGACGTATAA
- a CDS encoding GNAT family N-acetyltransferase translates to MLIREATPRDWAAIWPFFQGIVAAGDTFTYPTDLEAHIARDWWLLTPPNRTVVAVDEAGTVIGTAKMNANHMGNAAHIASASYMVDPAHTGRGVGRALCEYSLEWARTAGFRAMQFNAVVETNTHAVKLYESLGFTVLGTLPEGFRHPERGYVGLHIMHRAL, encoded by the coding sequence ATGCTGATCAGGGAAGCCACCCCGCGGGACTGGGCCGCCATCTGGCCGTTCTTCCAGGGGATCGTCGCCGCGGGCGACACGTTCACGTATCCGACCGACCTCGAAGCGCACATCGCGCGGGACTGGTGGCTGCTGACCCCGCCGAACCGTACGGTCGTCGCCGTGGACGAGGCGGGTACGGTCATCGGCACCGCGAAGATGAACGCCAACCACATGGGCAACGCCGCGCACATCGCGAGCGCGAGCTACATGGTCGACCCGGCGCACACGGGCCGGGGCGTGGGCCGGGCGCTGTGCGAGTACAGCTTGGAGTGGGCGCGTACGGCCGGCTTCCGCGCGATGCAGTTCAACGCCGTCGTGGAGACCAACACGCACGCGGTGAAGCTGTACGAATCACTCGGCTTCACGGTGCTCGGCACGCTCCCGGAGGGCTTCCGCCATCCGGAGCGGGGCTACGTCGGACTGCACATCATGCACCGCGCGCTCTGA
- a CDS encoding TetR/AcrR family transcriptional regulator, whose amino-acid sequence MPHTAVPFRGSVTDVPTSAARKNRERILRAAREAYAGEGLDVPMTTIARRAGVGPATLYRHFPSRVELITAVFAGRFAQCVAAFEEAFEDPDPWHGLCSFLDKVCAEQAADRGFGAAFLGRFPGVIDIESEREGAEAGLARLVRRAKDAGQLRQDFDPSDIILLLLANVGLAGQPPQVSPAASRRLVAYLLQSFRAGRTDPLPPPAPLTLRQIKHAGMRGPG is encoded by the coding sequence ATGCCCCATACCGCCGTCCCCTTCCGCGGCTCCGTGACCGACGTCCCGACCTCGGCTGCCCGGAAGAACCGCGAACGCATCCTGCGGGCCGCCCGCGAGGCGTACGCCGGCGAGGGCCTCGACGTGCCGATGACGACGATCGCCCGCCGGGCGGGCGTCGGCCCCGCCACCCTCTACCGGCACTTCCCCAGCCGGGTGGAGCTGATCACCGCGGTCTTCGCCGGGCGGTTCGCCCAGTGCGTGGCGGCGTTCGAGGAGGCCTTCGAGGACCCCGACCCGTGGCACGGGCTCTGTTCCTTCCTCGACAAGGTGTGCGCCGAGCAGGCCGCCGACCGCGGCTTCGGTGCCGCCTTCCTCGGCCGGTTCCCCGGTGTGATCGACATCGAGAGCGAACGCGAGGGCGCCGAGGCGGGGTTGGCCCGACTCGTACGGCGCGCCAAGGACGCCGGGCAACTGCGCCAGGACTTCGACCCGAGCGACATCATCCTGCTGCTCCTGGCCAACGTGGGCCTCGCCGGGCAGCCCCCGCAGGTCTCCCCGGCGGCATCGCGGCGACTGGTCGCCTACCTGTTGCAGTCCTTCCGGGCCGGGCGGACCGACCCCCTGCCCCCACCGGCCCCTCTGACGCTGCGTCAGATCAAGCACGCGGGCATGCGCGGACCCGGCTGA
- a CDS encoding DinB family protein yields MSTGDPGGGRRGDTPPPRTAGSEAEVLRGFLDYLRESVRSKVEGAPEPEVRTAGVPSGTKLGLLNHLTFVERATFLGERVTDWQGTFRAAPEDGVADVVARYRATVARANGVLDGCTDLGAPLPRPRPNSPAPSVRWALTHLIEETGRHAGHADVLRELIDGATGR; encoded by the coding sequence ATGAGCACCGGCGACCCCGGCGGCGGACGCCGCGGCGACACCCCGCCACCACGGACGGCAGGCAGCGAGGCCGAGGTGCTGCGCGGCTTCCTCGACTACCTCCGGGAGTCGGTCCGCTCGAAGGTCGAGGGCGCTCCCGAACCGGAGGTCCGGACCGCGGGAGTGCCGTCCGGCACGAAGCTCGGCCTGCTCAACCACCTGACGTTCGTCGAGCGGGCAACGTTCCTCGGGGAGCGGGTCACCGACTGGCAGGGGACCTTCCGTGCCGCACCCGAGGACGGCGTGGCCGATGTCGTCGCGCGGTACCGGGCGACGGTCGCGCGGGCGAACGGCGTACTCGACGGGTGCACCGACCTCGGCGCGCCGCTGCCCCGCCCCCGGCCGAACAGCCCTGCTCCCAGCGTCCGTTGGGCGCTCACCCATCTGATCGAGGAGACCGGCCGGCACGCCGGCCACGCGGACGTCCTCCGTGAACTGATCGACGGCGCGACCGGCCGCTGA
- a CDS encoding class I SAM-dependent methyltransferase has product MSTTSAVTFWDGVYAARPAATDPRPNVRLTGTVTDLPPGDVLDLGCGQGGDALWLARRGWRVTAVDVSAVAVERLTALALAHGLAGRIDAERHDLRASFPRGTFDLVSAHYLHTPLDLDRATVLRAAAHALRPGGRLLVVDHGSTAPWSWDQDPGVRYPTAREVADDIGLDGAAWTVERADAPRRIATGPDGHSAEVTDHVLIIRRAA; this is encoded by the coding sequence ATGAGCACCACCAGCGCGGTCACGTTCTGGGACGGCGTGTACGCGGCCCGGCCGGCGGCCACCGATCCGCGGCCGAACGTACGACTCACCGGGACGGTCACGGATCTGCCGCCCGGCGACGTGCTCGATCTCGGATGCGGCCAGGGCGGCGACGCGCTGTGGCTCGCCCGCCGGGGGTGGCGGGTGACCGCCGTGGACGTCTCGGCCGTGGCGGTCGAGCGGCTGACCGCCCTGGCTCTCGCGCACGGCCTGGCCGGCCGGATCGACGCCGAGCGGCACGATCTGCGCGCGTCCTTCCCGCGGGGCACGTTCGACCTCGTCAGCGCGCACTATCTGCACACGCCACTGGACCTGGACAGGGCGACCGTTCTGCGCGCCGCCGCGCACGCGCTGCGCCCGGGTGGTCGGCTGCTGGTCGTCGACCACGGATCGACCGCTCCGTGGTCGTGGGACCAGGACCCCGGTGTCCGGTATCCGACGGCGCGGGAGGTCGCCGATGACATCGGCCTGGACGGGGCGGCGTGGACGGTCGAGCGGGCCGACGCGCCCCGCCGGATCGCGACCGGACCGGACGGGCACAGCGCCGAGGTCACCGACCACGTCCTGATCATCCGCCGTGCCGCCTGA
- a CDS encoding helix-turn-helix domain-containing protein translates to MDRESDDVLALVGPRLRALRRERGITLADLAAVTGVSESTLSRLESGLRRATLELLLPLARTYNVPLDDLVGAPRTGDPRIHLKPVRRFGMIFVPLSRPGGTQAFKMIIPARPEPLEPTPQTHEGFEWLYVLNGRLRLLLGERDVTMSPGEAAEFDTHVPHWLGSADGGAVELLILFGPQGTRAHLRTAPDAPPKNT, encoded by the coding sequence ATGGACCGTGAATCGGACGACGTGCTCGCCCTCGTGGGGCCTCGGCTGCGCGCGCTGCGCCGCGAACGCGGTATCACCCTCGCCGACCTCGCGGCGGTGACCGGTGTGTCGGAGAGCACCCTGTCCCGGCTGGAGAGCGGTCTGCGCCGGGCGACCCTGGAGCTGCTGCTGCCGCTGGCCCGTACGTACAACGTTCCGTTGGACGACCTCGTGGGGGCCCCGCGCACGGGCGATCCCCGGATCCATCTGAAGCCGGTCAGGCGGTTCGGAATGATCTTCGTGCCGCTGTCCCGGCCCGGTGGTACGCAGGCGTTCAAGATGATCATCCCCGCCCGCCCGGAACCGCTGGAGCCGACCCCGCAGACCCACGAAGGCTTCGAATGGCTCTATGTGCTCAACGGGCGGCTGCGGCTGCTGCTGGGCGAGCGCGATGTGACGATGTCGCCGGGTGAGGCGGCCGAGTTCGACACGCACGTGCCGCACTGGCTCGGCAGCGCCGACGGCGGGGCGGTGGAGCTCCTCATCCTCTTCGGCCCCCAGGGAACACGCGCCCACCTGCGCACGGCGCCCGACGCTCCACCGAAAAACACCTAG
- a CDS encoding peptidoglycan recognition protein: MSIDRRVLLRGMAWAAAASAGLTLAADAAGEAGEDGGPVDRPRPQARPERPLRWAAAAPAVEPRTFWQERPPPRRKPERTANEVKAVFIHHTSGPNDYTRPEVPGLIRSFAVDHVDSRQWDDIGYNFLVDRGGIIYEGRAGGIANPVVGAHTVGFNIATVGIAAIGDFSDGTPVPEPMVDSLARLIAWKLGLYGVDPRGTAVLVSTNDASRYEKGTRQIFRTVSGHRDGYSTRCPGGALYAELPRIRARAARLQGRPQDRP, encoded by the coding sequence ATGAGCATCGACCGGCGCGTGCTGCTTCGCGGCATGGCATGGGCCGCCGCGGCGAGTGCGGGCCTCACCCTGGCGGCCGACGCCGCCGGGGAGGCCGGCGAGGACGGCGGGCCCGTCGACCGCCCGCGTCCGCAGGCCCGCCCGGAGCGCCCGCTCCGGTGGGCCGCCGCGGCGCCCGCCGTCGAGCCCCGTACGTTCTGGCAGGAGCGTCCCCCGCCCCGGCGGAAGCCGGAGCGTACGGCGAACGAGGTCAAGGCCGTCTTCATCCACCACACCAGCGGCCCCAACGACTACACCCGCCCCGAGGTCCCCGGTCTCATCCGCAGCTTCGCCGTCGACCACGTCGACAGCAGGCAGTGGGACGACATCGGCTACAACTTCCTCGTGGACCGGGGCGGCATCATCTACGAGGGACGCGCCGGGGGCATCGCCAACCCCGTCGTGGGCGCACACACCGTCGGTTTCAACATCGCCACGGTCGGCATCGCGGCGATAGGCGACTTCAGCGACGGCACGCCGGTGCCCGAGCCCATGGTCGACTCGCTCGCCCGGCTGATCGCGTGGAAGCTCGGGCTGTACGGGGTCGATCCGCGCGGCACGGCGGTCCTGGTGTCCACGAACGACGCGAGCCGCTACGAGAAGGGCACCCGGCAGATCTTCCGGACGGTGTCGGGACACCGCGACGGCTACTCCACACGCTGTCCGGGCGGCGCCCTGTACGCGGAACTCCCCCGGATACGCGCCCGCGCCGCCCGCCTCCAGGGCCGCCCGCAGGACAGGCCCTAG
- a CDS encoding peptidase, translating into MRATSKARTPRRLAAGAVVAATVGWSLTAVPGGTAAAEQADSGPELVFEQSGPIDGVRPGDSVAVPFAVKNKGDAPATRVVLYLRGSQGLAYDKRYSNCVYEDAPAQDEGPAQVDAECDIEQTLEPGVVYEPAEPIGLDVLDRALYERLNLNILAGVGTFPEGTQHGGGADPVLRLVARTAPEAPGTVHGGELATDITAENTADFALTGSKVKGERGRTVDAKVTFANKGPAWARNDVYGPIGVFDVGIPRGTTVTKVPEFCEPAGAATYRCTTPYNYADEDSERAYVFGLRIDKVVANATGAVAFVKGDHHWGTLPFDRNRTNNTAEITVNASDGGAAAGGASGGASGGTDGGAGSSGSTNGTGATGSTSGAGTQLGELAETGSGDTLLAGGAALALLAAGGAAVAVRRRTS; encoded by the coding sequence ATGAGAGCTACGTCAAAGGCACGGACACCACGGCGGCTCGCGGCCGGCGCGGTCGTCGCGGCCACGGTCGGCTGGTCACTGACGGCGGTCCCCGGCGGTACCGCCGCCGCCGAACAGGCGGATTCCGGGCCGGAGTTGGTGTTCGAGCAGAGCGGGCCGATCGACGGGGTGCGGCCGGGGGACTCGGTCGCCGTGCCGTTCGCGGTGAAGAACAAGGGGGACGCGCCCGCCACGCGGGTGGTGCTCTACCTCAGGGGCTCGCAGGGGCTGGCCTACGACAAGAGGTACTCCAACTGCGTGTACGAGGACGCGCCCGCCCAGGACGAGGGCCCGGCGCAGGTGGACGCGGAGTGCGACATCGAGCAGACGCTGGAGCCCGGGGTCGTCTACGAACCGGCCGAGCCCATCGGCCTCGATGTCCTGGACCGGGCCCTGTACGAGCGCCTCAACCTCAACATCCTCGCGGGGGTGGGAACTTTCCCCGAGGGGACACAGCACGGCGGCGGCGCGGACCCGGTGCTGCGACTGGTCGCGCGGACGGCGCCGGAGGCGCCGGGCACGGTCCACGGCGGCGAACTCGCCACCGACATCACCGCCGAGAACACGGCGGACTTCGCGCTGACCGGTTCGAAGGTGAAGGGCGAGCGGGGCCGGACGGTGGACGCGAAGGTCACCTTCGCCAACAAGGGGCCGGCCTGGGCGAGGAACGACGTCTACGGGCCGATCGGTGTCTTCGACGTCGGGATCCCGAGGGGGACGACGGTCACCAAGGTCCCGGAGTTCTGCGAACCGGCGGGGGCGGCCACCTACCGCTGCACGACGCCGTACAACTACGCCGACGAGGACAGCGAGCGCGCGTACGTCTTCGGGCTGCGGATCGACAAGGTCGTCGCGAACGCCACGGGCGCGGTGGCGTTCGTCAAGGGCGACCACCACTGGGGGACGCTGCCGTTCGACAGGAACCGCACCAACAACACGGCCGAGATCACCGTGAACGCGTCGGACGGCGGGGCCGCCGCGGGCGGAGCGAGTGGCGGGGCGAGTGGCGGGACGGACGGCGGAGCGGGGTCGTCCGGCTCCACGAACGGTACCGGCGCTACGGGCTCCACGAGCGGCGCCGGCACCCAGCTGGGCGAGCTGGCCGAGACAGGGAGCGGGGACACGCTCCTCGCCGGGGGCGCCGCCTTGGCCCTGCTGGCGGCGGGCGGTGCAGCCGTCGCGGTACGGCGCCGTACGTCCTGA
- a CDS encoding metalloregulator ArsR/SmtB family transcription factor, with protein sequence MNARMQLSPAHDAHPPIPGEEQFTLAAEVFAVLADRTRLVLLHELSRGEADVTTLTEVCGAARPAVSQHLAKLRLAGLVVTRKEGRRVVYSLRDGHLRRVIDEALNLADHQLDGRPSHD encoded by the coding sequence ATGAACGCACGCATGCAACTATCACCTGCACATGATGCGCACCCGCCCATCCCGGGCGAGGAGCAGTTCACGCTCGCCGCCGAGGTCTTCGCGGTCCTCGCCGACCGCACGCGGCTGGTCCTGCTGCACGAGCTGTCGCGCGGCGAGGCGGACGTGACCACGCTGACCGAGGTGTGCGGCGCGGCACGGCCCGCCGTCAGCCAGCATCTCGCCAAGCTCCGGCTCGCCGGTCTCGTCGTCACCCGCAAGGAGGGCCGCCGGGTCGTCTACAGCCTGCGCGACGGGCATCTGCGGCGCGTGATCGACGAGGCGCTGAACCTGGCCGACCACCAGCTCGACGGACGCCCCTCGCACGACTGA
- a CDS encoding cation diffusion facilitator family transporter → MNDPHGRPHAHRHDGHDAPGRGHGHGREGGGRRQGDGRGHGDGRAGRLARLRHKAGHLLTPHSHETADKIDTALESSAKGMRALWVSLAVLGATALAQVVVVVLSGSVALLGDTVHNAADALTALPLAVAFVLGRRAATRRFTYGYGRAEDVAGIVIVLTIAASAVFAGWTAVDRLLDPRPIHYLPAVAAAAVVGFLGNEWVARYRIRVGREIGSAALVADGLHARTDGFTSLAVLLGAGGAAIGWPLADPIVGLLITAAIVFVLRDAAREVFRRVMDAVDPVLVDTAEAALLDVEGVRAVGELRLRWIGHRLRAEVAVVVDGELTVRQAHQVAVEAEHALLHAVPRLTAALVHADPAATPFGADPHAALTHHIHGRAHAHSHDRRHGRGRVPAHNHT, encoded by the coding sequence ATGAACGACCCGCACGGACGCCCGCACGCACACCGGCACGACGGCCATGACGCACCCGGCCGCGGTCATGGCCACGGCCGCGAGGGGGGCGGACGCCGTCAAGGTGACGGACGCGGTCACGGTGACGGACGCGCCGGGCGCCTCGCCCGGCTGCGGCACAAGGCCGGTCATCTCCTCACGCCCCACTCCCACGAGACGGCCGACAAGATCGACACCGCCCTCGAATCGTCGGCGAAGGGCATGCGCGCGCTGTGGGTCTCGCTGGCCGTGCTCGGTGCGACGGCGCTCGCGCAGGTCGTGGTCGTCGTCCTGTCCGGCTCGGTGGCGCTGCTGGGCGACACCGTCCACAACGCCGCCGACGCGCTCACCGCGCTGCCGCTCGCCGTCGCGTTCGTCCTGGGGCGGCGGGCGGCCACCCGCCGGTTCACCTACGGGTACGGGCGGGCGGAGGACGTCGCCGGCATCGTCATCGTGCTGACCATCGCCGCCTCGGCGGTGTTCGCCGGGTGGACCGCCGTCGACCGGCTGCTCGACCCGCGGCCGATCCACTACCTGCCCGCCGTCGCCGCCGCGGCCGTCGTCGGCTTCCTCGGCAACGAGTGGGTCGCCCGCTACCGCATCCGCGTCGGCCGCGAGATCGGTTCGGCCGCCCTGGTCGCCGACGGACTGCACGCCCGTACCGACGGATTCACCTCGCTCGCCGTCCTGCTCGGCGCGGGCGGCGCCGCGATCGGCTGGCCGCTCGCCGACCCGATCGTCGGCCTCCTCATCACGGCCGCGATCGTGTTCGTCCTGCGTGACGCGGCCCGTGAGGTGTTCCGCCGGGTCATGGACGCCGTCGACCCGGTGCTCGTGGACACCGCCGAGGCGGCGCTGCTGGACGTCGAAGGGGTGCGTGCGGTGGGGGAGTTGCGGCTGCGCTGGATCGGGCACCGGCTGCGGGCCGAGGTCGCGGTCGTGGTGGACGGCGAGCTGACGGTACGTCAGGCGCACCAGGTCGCCGTCGAGGCCGAGCATGCCCTGCTGCACGCCGTACCGAGGCTGACGGCCGCGCTCGTCCATGCCGATCCCGCCGCCACCCCCTTCGGCGCCGACCCGCACGCGGCGCTGACCCACCACATCCACGGCCGGGCCCACGCCCACAGCCACGACCGCCGTCACGGCCGCGGCCGGGTTCCCGCCCACAACCACACCTGA
- a CDS encoding aminopeptidase P family protein, whose product MTGSDATSAHPTAGAPAAPAPFTADDYRARMDRAVRDATAAGLAGVLVAPGPDMVWLTGYQPPADTERLTLLVLTPDAGPVLVVPKLEAPDAEKAVGAPALTLRDWTDGVDPYGVTAPSLVADGRYGISDNTWALHLIGLQETLPGTSYTPLTNALPMLRAVKDAREVERLALAGAAADATYEEIRKVPFAGRRETDVAADLADLLRGFGHSQVDFTVVGSGPNGANPHHEAGERVIAEGDMVVLDFGGLCQGYGSDTSRTVHVGEPTEEERRVHDLVRAAQEAACDAVRPGIACQEVDRVARAVIDEGGYGGYFIHRTGHGIGVTTHEPPYMVEGEELPLVPGMCFSVEPGVYLPGRFGVRIEDIVTVTETGGRRLNATDRGLAVVG is encoded by the coding sequence ATGACTGGCAGCGACGCGACTTCCGCGCACCCGACCGCCGGGGCCCCCGCGGCCCCGGCCCCCTTCACCGCAGACGACTACCGCGCGCGCATGGACCGCGCCGTGCGGGACGCCACCGCCGCCGGGCTGGCCGGCGTGCTGGTGGCGCCCGGTCCCGACATGGTCTGGCTCACCGGCTACCAGCCGCCCGCCGACACCGAGCGGCTGACCCTGCTGGTGCTCACCCCCGACGCCGGTCCCGTCCTCGTCGTGCCCAAACTGGAGGCGCCCGACGCGGAGAAGGCGGTCGGCGCGCCCGCGCTGACCCTGCGCGACTGGACCGACGGCGTCGACCCGTACGGCGTGACCGCGCCCTCGCTCGTCGCCGACGGCCGCTACGGCATCAGCGACAACACCTGGGCCCTGCACCTCATCGGCCTCCAGGAGACCCTGCCCGGCACCTCCTACACCCCGTTGACGAACGCGCTGCCGATGCTGCGCGCCGTCAAGGACGCCCGCGAGGTGGAGCGGCTCGCGCTGGCGGGCGCCGCGGCCGACGCCACCTACGAGGAGATCAGGAAGGTGCCCTTCGCGGGCCGCAGGGAGACCGACGTCGCCGCGGACCTCGCCGATCTGCTGCGCGGCTTCGGCCACTCCCAGGTCGACTTCACCGTCGTCGGCTCCGGCCCCAACGGCGCCAATCCCCACCACGAGGCCGGTGAACGGGTCATCGCCGAGGGGGACATGGTCGTGCTCGACTTCGGCGGGCTGTGCCAGGGCTACGGCTCCGACACCTCCCGCACCGTGCACGTCGGCGAGCCCACCGAGGAGGAGCGGCGCGTCCACGACCTGGTCCGCGCGGCGCAGGAGGCCGCCTGCGACGCGGTGCGGCCCGGCATCGCCTGCCAGGAGGTGGACCGGGTGGCCCGCGCGGTGATCGACGAGGGCGGGTACGGTGGGTACTTCATCCACCGCACCGGCCACGGAATCGGCGTCACCACCCACGAACCGCCCTACATGGTCGAGGGCGAGGAGTTGCCGCTCGTCCCGGGCATGTGCTTCTCCGTGGAACCGGGCGTCTATCTGCCGGGACGCTTCGGTGTGCGGATCGAGGACATCGTGACGGTCACCGAAACGGGTGGCCGGCGGCTCAACGCCACCGACCGGGGGCTGGCCGTCGTCGGCTGA